A section of the Citrus sinensis cultivar Valencia sweet orange chromosome 8, DVS_A1.0, whole genome shotgun sequence genome encodes:
- the LOC102611123 gene encoding wound-induced protein WIN2-like isoform X1, with amino-acid sequence MGKLSLCMVLLICSMAIASAQQCGRQAGGRTCANNLCCSQYGYCGSTDEYCSPSKNCQSNCRPGSSSSGDGQSASNVRATYHFYNPEQNGWDLNAVSAYCSTWDANKPLSWRRKYGWTAFCGPVGPRGQASCGKCLRVTNRATRAQATVRIVDQCSNGGLDLDAGVFRQLDTDGRGNAQGHLMVDYQFVNCGD; translated from the exons atgggtaaattaaGCCTATGCATGGTGTTGCTAATTTGTTCAATGGCTATTGCCTCTGCCCAGCAATGCGGCCGGCAAGCCGGTGGCCGGACTTGTGCCAACAACCTATGTTGCAGCCAGTATGGTTATTGTGGCTCAACTGATGAGTATTGCTCACCTTCTAAGAATTGTCAAAGTAATTGTAGGCccggcagcagcagcagcggTGATGGCCAAAGTGCTTCTAATGTTAGAGCAACTTATCACTTTTACAATCCTGAACAAAATGGATGGGACTTGAATGCTGTGAGTGCTTACTGCTCAACATGGGATGCAAACAAGCCCTTGTCTTGGCGCAGGAAATACGGATGGACTGCCTTCTGTGGCCCCGTTGGGCCTCGTGGACAAGCTTCTTGTGGCAAGTGCTTAAGG GTGACTAACAGAGCCACAAGAGCTCAAGCAACTGTGAGAATTGTTGATCAGTGCAGCAATGGAGGTTTAGATTTGGACGCTGGTGTTTTCCGGCAGCTCGATACTGATGGAAGAGGCAATGCTCAAGGTCACCTCATGGTGGACTACCAGTTCGTTAACTGTGGAGATTGA